Proteins encoded together in one Lathamus discolor isolate bLatDis1 chromosome 3, bLatDis1.hap1, whole genome shotgun sequence window:
- the EXTL2 gene encoding exostosin-like 2 isoform X2, which yields MPNSRREPKTQSQSALDAFTLIMQTYNRTDLLLKLLNHYQAIPHLHKVIVVWNNIGEKIPEEMWNSLGPHPVPVVFKVQTVNRMRNRLQNFLELETKAVLMMDDDTLVSAHDLTFAFSVWQQFPEQIVGFVPRKHISTPSGVYSYGSFELQSPGFGNGDQYSMVLIGAAFFHSGYLEDFQRQPEAVYTLIDETQNCDDIAMNFLVAKHTGKPSGVFVKPVDIRNLEKDTNSGYSGMWHRAEHLLQRSYCVNKLVNIYDGMPLKYSNIMISQFGFPNYANHKNKM from the exons ATGCCCAATTCAAGAAGGGAACCAAAAACCCAGAGTCAGTCTGCCTTGGATGCATTTACTCTTATTATGCAGACATATAATAGAACAGACTTACTGCTAAAGCTTTTAAATCATTATCAAGCCATCCCCCACCTACATAAAGTAATTGTTGTGTGGAACAACATTGGTGAGAAGATACCAGAGGAAATGTGGAATTCCTTGGGACCTCATCCTGTTCCTGTTGTCTTTAAAGTTCAAACTGTAAATCGCATGAGGAACAGACTCCAGAATTTCCTGGAGCTGGAAACTAAAG CTGTTTTAATGATGGATGATGATACACTAGTCAGTGCTCATGACCTTACTTTCGCCTTCTCTGTTTGGCAG caattTCCAGAGCAGATAGTGGGATTTGTCCCTAGGAAGCACATTTCTACTCCTTCAGGTGTATACAGTTACGGCAGCTTCGAGTTGCAGAGCCCTGGATTTGGAAATGGAGATCAGTATTCTATGGTTCTTATCGGCGCAGCATTTTTTCATAGTGGATATTTAGAAGACTTTCAAAGACAGCCAGAAGCAGTTTATACTTTAATAGATGAAACTCAAAATTGTGATGATATTGCCATGAATTTTCTGGTAGCCAAGCATACTGGGAAACCTTCAGGAGTGTTTGTGAAGCCTGTTGACATAAGGAATTTAGAAAAAGACACTAACAGTGGCTATTCTGGAATGTGGCACCGAGCAGAACATTTGTTACAGAGATCTTACTGTGTAAATAAACTGGTTAATATTTATGATGGCATGCCTTTAAAGTATTCTAATATCATGATTTCTCAGTTTGGTTTTCCTAATTATGCCAATCACAAGAATAAAATGTAA
- the EXTL2 gene encoding exostosin-like 2 isoform X1 encodes MRYFHFCKLPGRVKGIRLLRFTSVVIIVLLLVAGALTALLPSIKDDKMPNSRREPKTQSQSALDAFTLIMQTYNRTDLLLKLLNHYQAIPHLHKVIVVWNNIGEKIPEEMWNSLGPHPVPVVFKVQTVNRMRNRLQNFLELETKAVLMMDDDTLVSAHDLTFAFSVWQQFPEQIVGFVPRKHISTPSGVYSYGSFELQSPGFGNGDQYSMVLIGAAFFHSGYLEDFQRQPEAVYTLIDETQNCDDIAMNFLVAKHTGKPSGVFVKPVDIRNLEKDTNSGYSGMWHRAEHLLQRSYCVNKLVNIYDGMPLKYSNIMISQFGFPNYANHKNKM; translated from the exons ATGAG GTATTTCCACTTCTGTAAGCTCCCAGGAAGAGTTAAGGGAATCCGCCTACTGCGCTTCACTTCAGTGGTGATCATTGTTTTACTTCTTGTGGCAGGTGCTTTGACAGCTTTGCTTCCCAGTATCAAAGATGACAAAATGCCCAATTCAAGAAGGGAACCAAAAACCCAGAGTCAGTCTGCCTTGGATGCATTTACTCTTATTATGCAGACATATAATAGAACAGACTTACTGCTAAAGCTTTTAAATCATTATCAAGCCATCCCCCACCTACATAAAGTAATTGTTGTGTGGAACAACATTGGTGAGAAGATACCAGAGGAAATGTGGAATTCCTTGGGACCTCATCCTGTTCCTGTTGTCTTTAAAGTTCAAACTGTAAATCGCATGAGGAACAGACTCCAGAATTTCCTGGAGCTGGAAACTAAAG CTGTTTTAATGATGGATGATGATACACTAGTCAGTGCTCATGACCTTACTTTCGCCTTCTCTGTTTGGCAG caattTCCAGAGCAGATAGTGGGATTTGTCCCTAGGAAGCACATTTCTACTCCTTCAGGTGTATACAGTTACGGCAGCTTCGAGTTGCAGAGCCCTGGATTTGGAAATGGAGATCAGTATTCTATGGTTCTTATCGGCGCAGCATTTTTTCATAGTGGATATTTAGAAGACTTTCAAAGACAGCCAGAAGCAGTTTATACTTTAATAGATGAAACTCAAAATTGTGATGATATTGCCATGAATTTTCTGGTAGCCAAGCATACTGGGAAACCTTCAGGAGTGTTTGTGAAGCCTGTTGACATAAGGAATTTAGAAAAAGACACTAACAGTGGCTATTCTGGAATGTGGCACCGAGCAGAACATTTGTTACAGAGATCTTACTGTGTAAATAAACTGGTTAATATTTATGATGGCATGCCTTTAAAGTATTCTAATATCATGATTTCTCAGTTTGGTTTTCCTAATTATGCCAATCACAAGAATAAAATGTAA